Proteins co-encoded in one Flavobacterium fluviale genomic window:
- a CDS encoding M20/M25/M40 family metallo-hydrolase codes for MKRTILLTALVLNGLTSSFAQTNDEKNIKLFYKKALTESKCYTWLEYLSNDIGARLSGSKGAELAVDYTKRQLESLGLDKVYLQEVMVPHWVRGEKETAYILDGKTKTVVPICALGGSVATPKTGITAEIVEVQGIKELAELGADKVKGKIVFYNRPMNPENIETFTSYGACVDQRYAGAKEAAKLGAVGTIVRSMNLRLDDFPHTGAQSYGDLPKEQYIPTAAISTNGAELLSKSLRVNPALKFYFKQSCETLPDALSYNVIGELTGTVSPENIMVVGGHLDSWDLADGSHDDGAGVVQSMEVIRILKNLNYKPKNTIRVVLFMNEENGGKGGAKYEEVSKQKKENHIFALESDSGGFTPRGFSIEADDANLKKIQGYKDLFEPYLVHSFTIGHAGSDISHLTSQAIVKAGLKPDSQRYFDYHHAANDTFDAINKRELELGAATMTTLMYLLDQNGIDIKKAN; via the coding sequence ATGAAAAGAACGATTCTTTTAACTGCTTTAGTTTTAAACGGATTGACTTCATCTTTTGCTCAGACAAACGATGAAAAAAACATTAAATTATTTTATAAAAAAGCCTTAACCGAGTCAAAATGCTACACTTGGTTAGAATATTTGTCTAATGATATTGGAGCCCGTCTATCTGGTTCTAAAGGAGCTGAACTGGCTGTCGATTACACAAAAAGACAATTAGAATCACTTGGATTAGATAAAGTATATCTTCAGGAAGTTATGGTGCCGCATTGGGTTAGAGGTGAAAAGGAAACAGCTTATATCTTAGACGGAAAAACAAAAACTGTAGTGCCAATCTGCGCTTTAGGAGGTTCTGTCGCAACTCCAAAAACCGGAATTACTGCAGAGATAGTTGAAGTGCAGGGAATTAAAGAATTAGCTGAATTAGGAGCAGATAAAGTAAAAGGAAAAATTGTGTTTTACAACAGACCAATGAATCCTGAAAATATTGAAACGTTTACTTCTTATGGAGCATGTGTTGACCAAAGATATGCAGGAGCAAAAGAAGCTGCAAAACTAGGAGCGGTGGGAACGATCGTTCGTTCAATGAATTTAAGATTAGACGATTTTCCTCATACAGGTGCGCAAAGTTATGGTGACTTACCAAAAGAGCAATATATTCCAACCGCAGCAATAAGTACAAACGGAGCAGAATTGTTGAGTAAATCTTTAAGGGTAAATCCAGCTTTAAAGTTTTATTTCAAACAATCTTGTGAAACTTTACCAGATGCATTGTCTTATAACGTAATTGGAGAATTGACAGGAACGGTTAGTCCAGAAAATATCATGGTAGTTGGCGGACATTTAGATTCTTGGGATTTGGCAGATGGTTCTCATGATGATGGAGCAGGAGTAGTGCAAAGTATGGAGGTAATTAGAATTTTGAAAAATTTGAATTACAAACCTAAAAATACGATTCGTGTTGTTTTGTTTATGAATGAAGAAAATGGCGGAAAAGGCGGTGCTAAGTATGAGGAAGTTTCGAAACAAAAGAAAGAAAATCACATTTTTGCATTAGAAAGCGATTCAGGCGGATTTACTCCACGTGGATTCTCGATTGAAGCTGATGATGCTAATTTGAAAAAAATTCAAGGATACAAAGATCTTTTTGAACCTTATTTAGTGCATAGTTTTACGATTGGCCACGCAGGTTCAGATATTAGTCATTTAACTTCGCAGGCAATTGTTAAAGCAGGATTAAAGCCAGATTCACAACGTTATTTCGATTATCATCATGCGGCAAACGATACCTTTGATGCGATTAACAAAAGAGAATTAGAATTAGGTGCGGCAACAATGACTACTTTGATGTATTTATTAGATCAAAACGGAATTGATATTAAAAAAGCAAATTAA
- a CDS encoding YiiX family permuted papain-like enzyme, translating into MKSKKIILPLITLLISFGCALFVSIKVFPNNPFTGNSQEKTISSKFKDGDIIFQTSESKQCEAVRIATNSKFSHCGIIYDINGKWFVFEAVQPVKLTPLEDWINHGKDSKYVVKRLKNDTVLKPEVLQKMKDYSQQFDGKEYDAYFEWTDNRIYCSELVWKIYKNAAGIELSQLRELNDFNLTETRVQKVLKERYGDEIPLQEKVVAPSDLAASNLLKTVIDNY; encoded by the coding sequence ATGAAAAGCAAAAAAATCATACTCCCGCTAATAACGTTACTCATCAGTTTTGGCTGTGCGCTGTTTGTTTCGATCAAAGTTTTTCCCAACAATCCTTTTACTGGAAATAGTCAGGAAAAAACTATATCTAGTAAGTTTAAAGATGGTGATATTATTTTTCAAACTTCGGAATCGAAACAATGCGAAGCTGTTCGTATAGCCACTAATTCGAAATTTTCGCACTGTGGCATTATCTATGACATAAACGGAAAATGGTTTGTTTTTGAAGCTGTTCAACCTGTAAAACTTACACCGCTTGAAGATTGGATTAACCACGGAAAAGACAGCAAATATGTGGTGAAAAGATTAAAAAATGACACTGTTTTGAAGCCTGAAGTTTTACAAAAAATGAAGGACTACAGTCAGCAGTTTGATGGTAAAGAATATGATGCTTATTTTGAGTGGACAGACAATAGGATTTACTGCTCTGAATTAGTTTGGAAAATTTATAAAAATGCAGCCGGAATTGAATTGTCCCAACTAAGAGAACTGAATGACTTTAACCTAACCGAAACAAGAGTTCAAAAAGTATTGAAAGAGCGTTATGGCGATGAGATTCCGTTACAGGAGAAAGTCGTTGCTCCTTCTGACCTTGCTGCTTCTAATTTACTAAAAACGGTAATAGATAACTACTAA